In the Vicia villosa cultivar HV-30 ecotype Madison, WI unplaced genomic scaffold, Vvil1.0 ctg.001125F_1_1, whole genome shotgun sequence genome, gatgagtaaatggatcctcgtgatctgcccctgtgaacggattttggtataataattgaagtaaccccgtcttcatttcggagtttcttccattggcctgatcacgagcaaattgtgcattgagacgagggctgttaacacatggccctcgagctggaggatccgcagccatttcttcctcaaccaagttttcaacaggagttgaagaagaagatgcctcttgttgctgtcttctttccctagctagttgtctcctcctacgagttttgctattctctctacgagcagtcctctcaatctcaggatcaaaaaggagttgatctgcaggtacacgtcctcgcataaactgtaatctgaaaaactaaccaagcaaattaacaaacacaaggaaaataaatttagaaacaagatattaattataagactctatacaaaacaaactattgcaatgcttgcaatatctaaacaacaatccccggcaacggcgccattttgttgaaagagtattgtggtgtacttttcgctattatcgtatccacagggattattgcgatatcaccgccgttctatagcctattttgtcttgagttaatgttactttaaatttgggtttgcaaaagatcattcaattcttttagtagcaaagagtaaattaatgaaagttctaagttaaagaaaatgtatcaagattcgacttcatcgacctaaatttgtatgtctccttataaatagatgcttatgaacttgctaacgatcaatataattacgtatcgacacctatatcgtccgtgtccgcaacgatatagttagatttaccgtattgtttaaccgacgatttctccaccgtttaaacaatacaaataacgttttaagaaccgatacttagtaaacctcaaactctaaatccatgtctgcaacttatagtttgaaagatgattagttaggtctagatacaaacattgatgtctcaaacacttataccaaagaaaaagctttaataaacaaactaaaccatctatattgatcatcacttgttcatacacatatattcacaagaaaaacatacaaaaggctaggaagattacatcttatcttgatacaaaagtgatttagctatccatgagaatggtagtttgcacaagaagtaaaggatgaagatcaacaagcatcaaaggcgattaatcgacgatcaaagcttccaatcttcgattctttgtttgctacagtgcacaagtgttcttttgctctcaagatcaaccaacctccacaaaatatctgaaaacccctttatatagcatttctgaattctgtccagggcgcgtcgcgccctccagcgcgcttcgcgccaatacacttaaaactataaaccgcccatgcgcgcgacgcgcgcaactctctgcctggaagctccaaaatatctcgcccagggcgcgacgcgcgcatacttctgccaggcactctcttgcaaagctcaaaacaagctccaaacttccccaaaattggctaaaacctacaaaaatcataactaaaacacatattaacataaaatgaaagcttaatattataaactataaataattatctaaaacttcagggaattgtacgaatatccgataaaaacggtcgaaaggtgccattaattaaactaaatataaacacaatttggcacctaacaactctccccaacttaaactcttgtttgtcctcaaacaaaacaatgataaattaccgggaacacaaaatatcacaaatgaaacaacaaggcagaaacaagaacaatttaaTGGTTCAAAATATCATTTGTTTGAAGTAATTTTATCTTGTCGAAATGCCATCAAAGTTTATATCCTCGAAGACGAAGATAAAAACTTAGAATATTTTGGAGCTTTTTAGGAAAGAGTTTTGACGCCCACGTTGGTTGAGTTTGGCGCCTTGAACAAAAGAAGATTCAATGATCTGTCTTATCCAAAAAGAACGCGTGGAAGCCTCAGAGTTCGAAGAGCATGCAAACAAAGAACGTGACATTCCGTGAGGAAAAGGCCGTTAGGATCAAATTAGTATAAATTAGAATCTTAGTGTTAGATTTTAGTGTGTTCAAATCTGTACAAAACTCAATCATACTCAAAGTATCAAAGTGTATCGAGAAACGGTGCTGAGAAATGAACGTATGAATGACCATTTATTTTCAATCGAATTACAAAGTCTTTTACTAGTTTACATTTATCTTCATTAAAAATCCTTTTTACATTTCTTTACCTTTTTGAGTCAGAACCTTTAACATTTATGTACTTTACTACgtattttataaaaacatttcttttttacTTACAAATTAGCCACAAATAAAACGAAGAATGAACACAATACAAGATCAAAATCTCGAAACCtagactatgtcctaggatcaatctagtcaatCCTGCGAGTAACAGAAATAATAATCATTCTGAAAGACTAGCGCTTGTTGACGAATTTCCACCGTAAACAGACATAtcattaaataaaatgttatattaataaatttgatctcaaattaaaaagaaaattcaaaatttaaaaataaaaatgaaatagagagACGAAAAAATCAAATGGAGATCAagactataaaaaaattaaaatagaaggaTAAAGTTGTtattaatcctaataataataagtatATATAATGTATTTTTGAAGGCTTAATTTAATCTTCTAAAATTGATTGAaccttttttaaaaatgattgatCAAACATTATCTTTTatcaatcattttaaaaaatatttaatttttattatattataaactaaaaatttatctaaatttaaaaatattaatttatcaacttttaataataaatttataagtggtaaaaattttaattaattttgacatttaagaaTTTGAACTGAATTGAATTCAATAGACTTGCATCCTAAGATAACTAAGAaggtaaaattaaaatattttataagattTGGTATTACATGATAGATTTACTTGGGAAGATTTATGAGAAAAAGAATCattcacaaaataaaagaaaGGATAAATATAACAAAATTCCAATCCGTATAGAAACCGTATAAAAAAAGTACTTAAAATTTTAACTAACTAATATGTAGtcaaaactaatatttaataagatttgataaaaaaatatttataaactgATATTTAGCCAAGTctaataattaagaaaataaacgaATGAAAACTAACTAACCGGATATTTGTGAGAAAAAAGATTTGATTCATGAAAATTAATTTAAGAAAAAAGATTTGATAAAACAAACTAAATTAAGTAGCCGTTGaataatttagtataaataaatcTAGAGTTAATAAGTTTTACACTTACGATCAACTCTGTGTGGCTTTGAAGATCAACTCTTGAACCACACAATGGCTAACTCCAAGATTCATCTCTCACTTTCATCATCCCCATCTTCGTCTAATCTCTCTTCTTCCATTACTAATGATGCTGATCATCTTACACTTGGTTCTCCTTCTTTTATAATTAGTACTGATACCGGTGATCTTGGTTCTTTTTCTTGTGGAACATACAAACGTAAATATCAACAACAAGAAACCAACAACATTTCATCATTGTTGGATTTGTCTTCATATCCCAATGAGACCAATGTTTGTCTCCACCTATCTCTATCCTTTTGTAATTGCATCCAAATTGCCAAGAAACTGAAACTTGCTCACCAAGAAACGAATGCTAATGCTGCCGGAACAAGTTCTGATTCTTCAACCAGCGGTGATGATCCATGGAAAATCAAGAAGGTGCTCACAGTAAGTGATCTTGGCAATAATAGCAGACTTCTGTTGAAGAAAGAATTGGCTATGAATTGGGTGGTTCCTTTTGTGAATAAAGCTAGAGCTGAAAAGGAGGGAGTGAAAGTTTTGGTGTTTGATGTTGACACTCAAGATCTCCATTATCTTGTTTTCAAGATATGGCCTTCCAATGGAAGTCATGTTTTCATCGATACATGGATCAAGGATTTTGTAGCTAGAAGAAATTTAAAGGCTGGAGATGAAATTGGTCTTAAATGGGATGAAAACGGCAAGAAATTTGATTTTTCTGTTCTTCGGAGGGGTTCATCACAGCAGATATAGTTTGTTAATCTTTAAGTTTTAGGGGTTTTCATTATTTCAAAAACATCAAAGATTTGTATCTTGATGTTATTATTTAGGGACTCAGTCATTATCTTTATGATTTGATATGTGTTGACAACAATATTTActttaatcaaatatattattctttattatttagtttaataaaaaaacaagagACTAGTTCGTTTCAACATGATTACTGGCAGCTAGTTCTTTGACAGTGCTTGTTTCATGTTTGGAGGGAGTGTATTTCAAATTGGTTAATGTGTGTTGTGAAGCATAAGATTTAAAGATGGTTTATACTGATTTAATAATCAATtcctaaaaatataatttttgtttcttAAATTACCAAATCCTTTCTCATTCGCACTTATATTGACTCTTGTTAGTTAGTCATGTATGTCTGAACTGAACTGATTTTGTTTGTATGTTTGAGAGAATATATTTTATTTGCTGTTTAAGGCTCGTCCTTCATAATAAATCGTTGACTAGTTTATTTGAAAACATTGTCTTTCAATATGAATTTGCTATGTTTTAAATCGCGGCTACAGACTGTTGAGGATGTTGCGTTGCCGGATATTGCTGAGTACAACCGTTGCAGCGTCAAATAGTTATATACTATCATGCATAGGTATGGATACGGTACTCGGTGTGAGTACTGAATTACTAATACCGGTACGAGATACCACCTTTTAAGGAAAGAAAAATAAggaactaataataaaaaataagaattttttataaaatatatgaatatatgacAAAATTGTTAGGGGTCAAAACAAAATTtcactataaaaattataaaaaaaaaaaaataatgttaagGTATATTATATTTGAGAATACTACAAATTTCActcaaaattaaataatgaaaaaaaaattaataccaCGAGTACGGTTAATATCTGGTATCGGTACTTCACCATTTTAAAAATACCCATGCTTCAGAGAttgtatataaatataaatgttttaaaagtcgaattggtcatcaaactgACGAGAATATTGGATCACTGATTCATTGGTAGAACAATTGAATTATTGGTCGAGCCGCATAACTAAACTAgttaactcggttgaataaacaACTCtctataacaaaactatatatttaCTAAATCAATTGAACCGAATCACTCGGCcaccaaattttaaaattttaaaatatcataatgacacatgttcattctttaaattcaaattttaaatataatcatcacaCGCTACCGaataatacaaaatacaaatctAAATGAATTTTGAACTATGACTAATGGCAAATAAGTGAAGGTTATTCCTAATAAgttttgaataaagtctaattatatttttttgaaaaaattatcaaaatgacGTTGTTTTgtcagaaaaaagaaaaacatgcATTTAacttgttgatttttcaaaactgtcGATTAATCAGTTTTTACCAATTTTGACCGGGTTTGGCCGATTACCATCAGTTCAATAGCATACCCGGTCCAACAATCAGATTAGAGTTATGACTCCTCCGATTCGATCGGTCCGACTGACCCGTTCGATTCGAATTTTAAAACTCTAATAAATATCTAAAATTActttaattttttctttcttttatttgtaatttgtattaattttaattattttaaggtattttatcatatatttataaataatttaaattaaacacTAATGAAAGAAACATTATATTAAACAATCTTGTAAATTGTTTAAACAAACATAAGCTTGAAAGTAATCTTAAAATTCaaatcacaacaatcttgtcttGTCTTTGTGTGAGTATATATAAAATGTACTCAAATTTCTCTCATAATTTGTGGCAAAGCCTGTTACTAACAACTTCCATATCCAAAAGTTGAAGTTAGAAGCACACGAACCATGGTACTATCACCATTGAActttttaaataagaaaaaaatattagttatattaaaaaaagtaagGTAAATTTAGAAAAtcttataaaaaaacttgtatttTACTTGATTCATCTTATACCAAGATTTTTGAGTTAGAGGCATATCaaacatttcactctttttttttgtaAAGTGTTAACTAGGTAATATAACAAAACATATCAATATTTAAACAAATTTCATAACTAATAATTTATCGCATGATAATATAATATCCTTGCTGACCTAGTTTAGAGCTTTGATTTAATCATATATGTTTATTTatagtttcatgattactttatGTGTAACCATGTACTTGCAGGTTTAAGCTGCAAGTGATTAAAGCTCATAGACACGCAAGATATGTTAAACTCTGATAACatcatggttttgatgatgacatgcCTGAACATGTAACATGACTTTGATGACAACAACGCATGAAGACAAGCAAGTGCTAAAACCGGTTCAAGCAGTAAAAAATGCACAAGATGATTGATTAGGATGTTCCTCTGAATAAAGTTGAAGAGTTAGGGTTAAATGATCACTAGTGATATCCTCTAATAACGGTGTCTGACTTAAAGAAATCTCAAGCCTCATCTCCAAGAAGATTCAAGTGAAGTGCTAATGTGATTGGTTTGTCCAGCAAAAAACTTAAGCTTTCGAGGGTGAAAAGGTGGAAGTCTGAAAACTAGTTTGATCGTGTCTGTCTAAGTGATTAAAATTTTGTAAAAACACAAGGGGTATTTTCGTAAAGTAATATGGTTAAATCAAACACTCACTAAAACTATTTTTGAAggctttaatttttaaataaaatcacctaaaaatatttttagagtcTACCTAGATGAGTTGGAAATTGTTTGATTGATTATGGCAAATTTTTGAATTGTCTAGTCGATTAGACCAAACACCTAATTGATTAGATAAGGGAAAAATAAGTCTATAATTGATTGTGACATTTTCTCAATGAATGGTAAAGATTATCTATCAAAACCTTCCAAATTAGAATCAAATAATCATTATTTGTGGTACCTAATCGATTAAGTGAGTTAATTTTGCCTTTGgatcattttcttttttaatcatcatttggcctataaatagattTCTTCCTCTATCTAGTCCGAGAGCTCCGCGACTTGAGGAAATTCTCTCGTTCTAGATTTGTGAAGATAACCAATGAAAAATATTCATATCGGTTCTTGAGCTTATCATGGTATAAAAGCTTAATCGGCTCGAGATCAGTCAAGTGTGAAATCTCAATTTGGTTTGTGGTTAGTCATGTATAAATCCCTAGTTCGTTTTGGAGGATAGCCAATTCAAAACTCTATCTTGGTTCGAGATAATTCCTTACGAAATATCTATTTGACTAACATACTAAATGCTCGAAGCTTTATTC is a window encoding:
- the LOC131633443 gene encoding uncharacterized protein LOC131633443 encodes the protein MANSKIHLSLSSSPSSSNLSSSITNDADHLTLGSPSFIISTDTGDLGSFSCGTYKRKYQQQETNNISSLLDLSSYPNETNVCLHLSLSFCNCIQIAKKLKLAHQETNANAAGTSSDSSTSGDDPWKIKKVLTVSDLGNNSRLLLKKELAMNWVVPFVNKARAEKEGVKVLVFDVDTQDLHYLVFKIWPSNGSHVFIDTWIKDFVARRNLKAGDEIGLKWDENGKKFDFSVLRRGSSQQI